The following nucleotide sequence is from Ahniella affigens.
GCCTATAAAGTTCACGCCGTCCGAGTACCCGGAGCGTTGCACCTGAAGACCGCAGTGACGGCCATTCATCCGGATCTCGTGTTGATCAACCCGGCGTGGGTCGACCGCGAGGCGTTTGCCGACTACGGTCAGGTGGATGTCCCCGCTGACGAGCCATTTGCAGGCAATTCGCTGCATCTCGCTGGCCATTGGTTTGTCCAGGATGCCCACCCCAAAACCGCAGCATTGCTGGCGGATTTCGGCATCGCCCCAACATGCCTCGATATCTCTGAGTTCGCCAAAGCGGAGGCTGGGCTGACGTGTCTCAGTGTCTTGATTCCCCCGCCCGTCTGACCGCGCCTGTGTCGGCAGTCTGATTCACGCAAGACAGCGACTCACAGGCGTTGCGGGCTTGTGGTGTAATCGGGGTGACGCGATGCCGGTGTGTCGGCCGTCGTGAAGGAGGGCGCAATGGATCCCTGGACCTGTCCGGCATGTGGCGGTAAGAACCGCGTGGGCCTCGCGCACTGCCTGCGCTGCGGCAAACCAGCGCCCCGGTTGTCGACACCGGCCAGTCAGCATGCGGAGCAGTTTGTTGCGCAGGCTCGGCAAGGGCCCTTTTTCAAGGATTTCCCAGAGGCACTCGACTTCAGTGCCGAGAGTCTGGTGAGGTTGGATGCGGTCATCAATGCGATGTTCGGACCAGACGGCCGCGCTGTCGGTCAGACCAACTGGCAGCCGCAAGGCATGATCCTGCAAACGGTTATTGACTTTGGCGCCTATGTTGGTGAGGTGTTGTGCCGCGCGCTGCCGGTCCATTGGCAGATGCATCCGCAGTTTCCGCAAGCGGTGATTCAGGCTCGTGTGGTCGATGCGCAAGGGCGTGTCATCAACACGTTTGCGCAAGTGGCGTTGCGGTTTCGCGATGGCGCGAATCAGCCCATCGCGGCCTTGTTCACGGCATTGACTGGGCGCAGACTGCCAGCCTGGGCGATGCCACAAGAAGCTGCCGGTATTGTTCAAGAGGTTCCGCCGGCCGAGCCGCTCCATGTGCCGTCCGCGCCTAACGCCGCTACCCTGGATGCAGGTGCGATCGCTACGATTTTTCAGACGTGCCGTGCCCACATTGAACGTGGGCACTTTGGCAATGTCGTTCTGACAATGAAGCCGCTGATTGGGATTCATCTTGAGACCGCTGAACTCGGAACCCAAGCCGAACTGCTGATTCAAGCCGAAGCCTTTGAGCCAGCCTTAGTCGCACTGCAAGAGCTTGCTGCGCGCGAGCCACAGTCAGAACGCTGGCCCGAGCTCTGGTGTTTAGTGCTGACCCGACTTGGTCGCCTCGATCAGGCGCAGGGCGTTTTGAGCAAAGCGCTGCGGCAGTTCCCAACCAGCGCGTCCTTGCCAAGGCGTCAGGCGTTTCTGCAGCTCAAGTCTCGGCAATATGATCTGGCGGAATTGGCGTTACTGAAGCTCCTTCGAAGCCACCCAGATGAGGTCGAATTGCTGATCGGGTTGGCTGAAGCGCAACTACAACAGGGCCGCGCACAGGATGCGCTGGTCAGTTTGCAGCGCGTGCTGCGTGTGCCTCAGCTGAGCCCGCAGCATCGTCATGCGGCAACGGAGCAGATCAACCGGATTCGGGGTGGCCATTCGGCTGCGGTCAGGCCCGCAACGCCGGCAGCGGCGCCAGAAGCACCCGTTCGATCACCGCTGGCGCCAGAACCCAGTCCGGAAGCCGAAGTACATGCCAGCAAGGCCTACAATCAGGCGATTGCTTTAGCGCGCGAGAAGCGCTTTCCGGAAGCGTTGCCGTGGTTCAAGCGAGCGGTGGAACTCGATGCTTTCAACGCAACGCACTGGAAGGACTTTGGCAACTGCATGAAAGACTGCGGACACCCGGAACCTGCCCGGGCCTGTTTGGAGCACGCCTTGAAGCTCGACCCCAACTACACACTGGCGCGCTATCTCATTGGCGAGTGTTTTGAAGCCGAGAAACGAACCGAGCAAGCAATTGCTTGTTATCGGCAGATACTCAACGACTT
It contains:
- a CDS encoding tetratricopeptide repeat protein; translation: MDPWTCPACGGKNRVGLAHCLRCGKPAPRLSTPASQHAEQFVAQARQGPFFKDFPEALDFSAESLVRLDAVINAMFGPDGRAVGQTNWQPQGMILQTVIDFGAYVGEVLCRALPVHWQMHPQFPQAVIQARVVDAQGRVINTFAQVALRFRDGANQPIAALFTALTGRRLPAWAMPQEAAGIVQEVPPAEPLHVPSAPNAATLDAGAIATIFQTCRAHIERGHFGNVVLTMKPLIGIHLETAELGTQAELLIQAEAFEPALVALQELAAREPQSERWPELWCLVLTRLGRLDQAQGVLSKALRQFPTSASLPRRQAFLQLKSRQYDLAELALLKLLRSHPDEVELLIGLAEAQLQQGRAQDALVSLQRVLRVPQLSPQHRHAATEQINRIRGGHSAAVRPATPAAAPEAPVRSPLAPEPSPEAEVHASKAYNQAIALAREKRFPEALPWFKRAVELDAFNATHWKDFGNCMKDCGHPEPARACLEHALKLDPNYTLARYLIGECFEAEKRTEQAIACYRQILNDLKSDPRWVDRAFTRLQVLGAA